A stretch of the uncultured Desulfobacter sp. genome encodes the following:
- a CDS encoding HAD-IIA family hydrolase: MIQLDKRTYQKSFILDMDGVIYTGSKLIPGAANFVRRLKQSNFKFLFLTNNSYHTPTQLKGRLSKMGINVTKDCFYTSAMATASFLSTQKPVDCSAYVIGGQGVLEEFEKHNIAVTSENPDYVVLAETEEYDYKKIIEATHLIREGAKFIATNPDLTGPTLRGPVPACGALVAPIEKVTGIAPYFLGKPNPTMMYWARKKMGVHSANCFMIGDRMDTDIIGGLESGMTTCLVLTGVTSRKNMARFPYQPDYIYNNVGEIDPDTILSKRDRVEKEL; the protein is encoded by the coding sequence ATGATACAATTAGATAAAAGAACATATCAAAAATCGTTTATCCTTGACATGGATGGTGTCATCTACACAGGGTCAAAATTGATACCCGGTGCTGCCAATTTTGTGCGTCGTCTCAAGCAGAGCAATTTTAAATTTCTGTTTTTGACCAATAATTCTTATCATACCCCCACGCAGCTTAAAGGCCGACTGTCTAAAATGGGAATTAATGTAACCAAGGATTGCTTTTATACTTCGGCCATGGCGACAGCAAGTTTTTTATCAACTCAAAAGCCGGTGGATTGTTCCGCTTATGTTATCGGCGGACAGGGGGTTCTTGAAGAATTTGAAAAACACAACATTGCGGTTACATCTGAAAATCCCGATTATGTGGTGCTTGCCGAAACCGAGGAGTATGATTACAAAAAAATTATTGAAGCCACACATCTGATCCGGGAAGGGGCGAAATTTATTGCAACGAATCCGGATTTGACCGGGCCTACGCTTCGGGGGCCGGTGCCTGCCTGCGGGGCCTTGGTTGCCCCAATAGAGAAAGTGACCGGCATCGCGCCTTATTTTCTTGGAAAACCCAATCCCACAATGATGTACTGGGCCCGGAAAAAAATGGGTGTCCATTCAGCCAATTGCTTTATGATCGGTGATAGAATGGATACTGATATTATTGGGGGGCTGGAATCGGGAATGACGACCTGTCTGGTTTTAACAGGCGTGACCTCCCGAAAGAACATGGCCCGTTTTCCTTATCAGCCGGATTATATCTATAATAATGTGGGTGAAATTGATCCTGATACGATATTGTCTAAAAGGGACCGGGTGGAAAAGGAGTTGTGA